The nucleotide sequence TTCAGGTTAACAGGCTCAGTAAAATGGAAATAGGAGCTTAACTTTTTTGCCTCCGTCAAAGAAAGACCTGCAAACAGCCGTTAGTAACCATTAATACAGTGAGCTGGGCTAAAACACATTATACCATCAAATGCTTCTTTAATGCCCACCGCACAGGACAGAACCACAGTCTTTCTCCAGTGGACTCCACAGCAGACCAAAGACTTGCCAGAAATGGGTGGCAGTACTCCCTGATGCTCTGCATTGCAGGGCATGCTAACTGCAGTCCCAAGTGAGCAATGGGCACTGAGTCAATACCAACTCTCTGGGCCCCTTTGGTTACATATTCTATCTAGGTGGAGAATTCACTGCAGCTATGATCACTAAACACTGACATGAATGATACACAGACAAATGAAACTACAGATTTAATGACTCAGAGCCATTACTGGCTTTCCTCTCACCTTACAAAGTTCAATCATGCACCTGAACATCAGTGGCATTGGATGCTCTCCTCCCTATTCATCTttctcaaggaaaaaataaacctgCAATCAAGACATCAGCTAGAGAAAAAGTCATCTTAATTTACAGCCTTTATGACCGAAGTACAGTTGATCCTGAGAAAGACAATGAGACTTTACCTTCAAAGTTTCTGTTTTCCTGCACAGACCCAAGAGGAGTCTTCACAAATGCTCCCCGAGGGATGATACCAACTGCTCTGTCTATCTGTTCTATCGTAGCTACGAGGCGGGCCTCTTCCTTGATTAGgagctttaaagaaaaacaggCAAATTTTAAAGGCAGAGCTTTCATTGTTgtcatttctgaaaagaaaaagtgacAACAGAAACCACAACAGTCTCATCGGCTTGGATGGCACTAAGAGGAGGACCACAAATCAAATATTTTTCTCATAAGAATGTGGCTAGGAGCAGTCAGTCTATAGACTCATCAGAGAATTAACTGTCCCTCCATTCATCCTTTCCTCCCTCTCAATTAAGGTACTTGTGACTTGTCTATTCAGTTTCAAAGAAGGGTACCTGCAGTTCCCATGCAAAGCTTCAGGCACAGCAGTGGGAATCTGTACCAGTTGTGCATAATAAAACATAAAGGAGAACGAATATTTCTGGGCTGTGTCTAACCCCAGGAGTAACCAAAGTAAAAGTTCAATCAAGAAGCCACTGCTACACAATGACAGCAAAGAGGAAACTGTGTGTTCTTTCTGAGCACAAGCTCAGGCTACTTATTACATACAAGGAGGAGCCACCACCTGTCCAGTGTGAGGGGTACAACTGTAGCAGAGAGAGTTCGGAAGTGGTTTGCTGTATTTACCTCCTTACTGTCTTCTATCAATCCTTCAGCATCTTCTGCATTTATCTCAGGGTTCTCATATTCAAAAGAAGGATCCCCCTGGAAACGACCCTTCAGCTGCTCAGCCTGCGCAACCATCTCCTTGGTGGCTGGTGGCAGAAGGCTCCACTCCACGCAGTTCAGGCTGTCAGCGACAAGCACAACACAGGAgaacagggctcgatgcagccttGCCAGGCCCCTCAGGGCACGGCGAGGCTTCCACCAGGACAGCTGGGACGCCGCTCCCCACCAGCCCCCAAACCGGCCTCCTGAGGCCTCCCCGTCCCACCTCCCCAGGGAGAAGCCCGTCCCCTGCCCACAGCGGCACCTGTAGAGGCGGCTGCGGGGCGCGGCGCGATCGGGCCCCAGCCCCTCGGCGATGTAGTAGGCGCCGCGCACGCCCTGGATGCAGCCCCAGAACCAGACCCGCTCGAAGCGGTAGTCgcgctgaaggagcagcagcgaGCTCCCCAGCACCGCCCGCTTCTCCGGGCtcagccccgcgccgccgccggccaCCAGCTCCAGCCCGGCGGGCAGCAATGCCGCCTCCATGGCGGCTCCGCGTCGCCGTTGCCAGGCaaccggcgggcgggcgggcgcggagcCGTTGCCGCGGAGCTGAGGTCAAAAGTGACGGTGGGCTTCCGCTGGAGGGTACGGCCCGAAACGTCAATCAAAGTCAGCGTCCTGGCAACGGCGGAGGGAGAAACGGCGCCACCATGGCAACGGCGGGTCCCGCCTCTCTGCTGCCATGGAAACGGCGCCGATGGGTGACGGCGGACAATGGCGGCAGCTCGGAGCCGCCGCCTCCTGGGCGGCTGGTGCCGGGCCCCCCACCGGTGGGAGGGCGGCCGGCTCGGGCTGAGGGCTCCGCCGGGAAAGCCCCGCGGGAGGGGAGCCCTAGGGCCACCGTAGCTCAGCGACTGAGCAGAGGCAGGGCGGTGGCACAGCTGCCGCCTGGGCCCGGGCCTTCCCTTCGCggggagctgaggagagcggggcaGCCAGGGTGAGGAGGCTGCGCGCCCTCTGGGGAGCGGCCGGGGGCTTCCTCTGGagcaagaaaggagaaaacagggCCCGGGAGAGCCCGCGGGCAGCTGCCTGTCAGGTAGATTGGGCTGTAGCAGCCTCGTGTAATGCTCACTCTGTCCTGACGCTTGGAGACACTGAGAAGCAGCGACTCATTCGAAGTGCAGTTAGAGGTGGCTGTCCCGCGTAGGAGTTCCTCAGTTTCAAGGGGCCCAAATCCACAGGTAAATCCAAAAAGCAGGTGGACATACAATAGTATCGCATTTTAGCTGGGATACCACAAGGAGCTGCATTTTCCTCATTTCTTGTGTGAACagcagcacaaaaagaaaaaaaaagccactctgAATCGCACCAGTTACAGTATCATTTTTACTGATCTTATCTAGCTCATGTACATCTACAAATACATGACTTATTTATAAATTGCAGCGTTTAAATCACTCTTTAGGAGCTCATTTTGCTGAATCACGTACAGACAGATGTCCACGAAACAACTTCTGCTCTAAAAATCTTGCAGTCTGGCTTAATACAAAATGCAATAAATAAGTAATGAGATTGTGCAGCTGCCTAGACAAATAGAATTTCTGTTTGGCATCTTCAGGAAGTTTAAGCCTTTATATGTGTgcattatataaataaatatatgtgtATGCACTTACACTTAAATCCATTGTCACATCATAAATTCTTGGATTTCTTTTTCATCCATTTCCTGTTCACTTCTAAGGAAAACACTGATCCTGGAACCACTGCCTGTAACAGTTGTCACCTGCTTGCCTGTCAAGTGAGATGTTTAATGAGCTGCACTGCACACAATCTGACCCATTAGTTTTACTTACATTGCACAAAAAGCGACTCAGATTCCTGAAGGTTAACCACCTCTCTTAGACATGAATCAGGCAGAACACACAGGAGTGACCGCAAACTTTTTGTCCATGCTGTCACCTACCACTGTGCCACAGTCTGATATTCTCTGTGGGAACAGgaattttcaggctttgtaaactCATTTAATCACCAATCTCTCTAGAACCATGTGTTAATATTTTATGTTACAGCTATTATCTGGCCACTAAACAGTAGAACTGCAAAACAAACTCATTTCTTAGAAGCTACAGAGGCAACCTGAAACCATAATGAATTTCTGCCACTGTCAACCACAGCTGGATTCAAACCAGATGCTAACAGCTGAGAGGCTTTTTAGCCTGTTATGGATCTTCTAAACCACCCAGTCTCCAGTCTTTGCCTGTCCTGACTGAAGATTATCAAAAAGGAAATCTATAGCTTAAGGAAATTCTTCCTGGTTCAGTAAAGTTTGGTGGGTAACTGTACTCTGCCTTGCTTTGTCTTGACCCCAATTACTAAACAGTGATAAGGATCGGGAAGTAAGTGGTTCTATTATTTAACAAATGAAAGGTCAAAAGCGCTGCTATTCAGCAAGGTCAAAGGTTACCATCACTGTTGCTAAACAGTTTGTAAGCGGTTTCTCCCATCCCTCGACATCTCAGGCTCGAagaaggagctgctggagaggagggaagggaggcagcagcagcactcagCCAGCTGCCGGCCGGGTGGCTCTTCTTGGAGATCTGCTTTGGGGGAGCAAGGTGTCGTGCCCCAGCAGtgcacagcagctcctgtctTTGCCCAGAACAATGCACGTACCCTTGTGCCAAACAGCTTCAGCTCCTCACAGCTCCACTCTATTAGAGCTGGCATCTTTCTGGGCGAGAAATCGAACTCGGGTTCCCTCACACTCATCTCAGGGAAGGTACTGAAGCTCACAGAACTATTTGCAGCATCAGAGTTAAGCATCTTGAAATACATGTAAGTTACTGCTGAAGTGCACAGGGGCCCCTGTATGCTTGCACATCTCTACAAAACAATTGAAAATACTTTTACTGATATAGTAGGAAATGAGCCCATCTTCCTTCATGTTCTTTAGTATATCTCAtctcaagagaaagaaaaataagtatcAATCCATGTCACCATTTCTGCTGGTACAGAGTAAGAGGGCTGCCCTCAAAGTAGTCGTGCAAAACAACTATTGTACTATGCTGGGTGTCTGTTAGGCTGACAATGCTCGCAAGTTATACTGCTATTGGGCATCCAGATCACTTCTTTGTACAGTGAGGACAGTCTGCAGTTAGTCCTGATGCATCAAGAAATAGATCACATAATCATAGAATACattgggttgtaagggaccttcaaaattcatctagtccaactcccctgccatgagcagggacatctttaacttgatcaggttgctcagagccccatccagcctggtctggaatgtctccagggatggggcatctaccacctctctgggaaacctgctccagtgttttaccaccctcattgtaaaaaaattcttcctcatgtctagtctgaatctcccttcttttagtttaaaaccattaccccttgtcttgccacaacaggcgctgctaaaaactctgtccatctttcttacagacccCTTTTCAGTACTGAAAGGCAACAacaaggtctccttggagcctcctccaggctgaacaaccccaactctctcaggctttcctcataggagaggtgttccagccttctgatcatcttggtggcctcctctggcccctcttcaacaggtccatgtctttcctgtgctgagggctccagagctgatgCAGCatgccaggtggggtctcaccagagcagagcggcAGAATCACATCCCTCAGCCTGTTGGCCACACTCATTTTGATGCTGCCCATATTGGCCTTCTAGGCTGAaagcgcacattgccagctcatgtccaatctgtcATCCAGGTAGGGGTTATTCCTCCCAGGCATGATGAATATAAACTCATTCCTCCCAGGTGTGTTGAATATAAAGTCTGATTCTCCTCCAAATGATCTCAAAAGTTCAGACTGTCTCTAGCTTCAgcagcattgcacctttgaataATTTTCATGCATTTAAGTTATTACTATATAAGGCAAATAAGATAGtaaacaagaaaggaaagtacGGGGGTTTTCTCAGTAAGGAAGGTATGATAGATGGCTGCTTGACAGAAGGGGAGGAGATTGTGGATGACAAATAGTTGAACCAACTTCAAGAACTGCAAAGTGAAGCCTTGGGCTACACTGAGCATAAAGCAAGGAACTGGAGCCAAGTAACAGATTAACAGCAACAAAAGAGACAAGGGATGTCCCTGCCTGGCACTTCCCTCTGTTTTGGAGATTGTACTAAATGTGGCAAAACTCTTGGAATACTACAAACTGTTCGAAGAAAAGGGATGTAGGTCTTCTGGCTTGTCCATTTTCTCCATTGGTGAGAGCTGAGCTGGCTGTCAGCAGTCACTGGGAGACTTGGAGAAGAAGGGATGCAGGTGCAACGTATGCCGTGGTCTGTGGTTCTCCACATCTGGAAGCCCTGCAGTGGCTTCTCAGTAACAAGACAGCAAGAAATCAGGCTGGTAGTTCAGGGTGGGAACAGCTGTGCTGAGATAAAGGGGAAATCTGTGGGATAACTGTGACAAGCCTTTGCTTCCCTAGAAATTATCTTGGGCATAATCCTGGTCAGGCAATATGCCCAAAAAAGAAGTGGTTGTCCTGCTCGACTGAGGAAAGACATGTGCAAGAGCCAAAGGGCTTTGCTGGTTTTGTGACATGAAGTTTTCTATGTCTAAGGTTTGTTTCATGCTTTTCATCACTCCCCTAATAACACCTATTCTCTTGACTGCTCTTGGCACCAGGGACAGATAGAGAGTTTACTGGGATAAGAAGTAGCAATGTGCTGATTATATTATCTTGTCTGGGCATCACATGAGTAGCTGTGATTCTTCCAGCTGGCAAGTGAACACGCATAtctttctttgtgcttttcaGATACCCAGAGGGGTGTTATGCAACCCTCTAACCTTGCGCCCACCGTGCTGCCAGTCAAACTGCTGACAGTCTGAGCAGGAGGATGCAGTTGGGAAGCCCTGGGAAAGACAAAACAGCGTAGTGAGAAACTTCTATGTAAGTTTAGTCCTGACTGTGGTTAGGCTTCAGGAGGATTTAATCCATCAGTGTAGGTATTATCCACATTCCAAGCTGCCCATCATCCTAGTGTCTTGGCACTAGGAGTTAATATGTTCACAAATAacaaatacagcttttttttagACATCCTAAGCAAGGACAGGCACTGCATGAAAGATTGCCAAATTGTTTTGGTGGTTCCCTGGAAGTAGCTTGGTGACAATGATCCCCAGTTTTTGCAAGTTCAGTTTTTAGGACTGACAATCATCTTGTCTCCACAAGCTGCAGTTGCTACAGTGAAATGGTGGTGATGGGATGAGTGTTTCTGGCCAACCGCTTGAGAGCCCAGAGCAGAAGCGAAGAAGTGGATCCAGGGGAACTCTGGGATCAGAACAATTGGCAGATCTCATTATTCTCATTAATTAAAGATTACATTTTCAGAAACATCCTTCTTCTAGTAAGTTTTGCTCTTACCTAGGCAGAGCTTACTCTTGTTGGAGAGATCCGAGTCTCTCCCTTTGCCAGATAGAGATCACTGGCCTCTTCTCATGTCACTTTCCGTAGTGATTGCTGTTtccaatgccttttttttttaacttgggaaAATACTTCCCAGTCTGAAATTTCTGCTCAATCTTAAGCACCTGCTTAGAACTATTAACCTCTAAAAAAGTACAGGAGCCAGAGACCAACTCTGGTGGGGTGGGCAGCTTCAAATGACTGTCTGTGCCCTCAAAGCATCAAACACCCAGAGAGGTGTTCCTCATCTCTGGGGCACTGACTCTTGTCAGCAGAGCTCAGCCATCCACTCAGCAAGCTTTTGGCCTTTGTGTAGATTCACTCTTCCCACCTGCTGCTGAATTACTTTGTTTGAACAACCCAGCTGCGTCATGCTGACACTTACGTGTGCTTTATTTTCCCAGTGATAGAGTGGAGCCAGGTAAAGTAAATCTGAAAACGAGAGAGAAAAAAGGCTCCCTGCACAGCATCTGCTTCAGAGTCTGTCCCTCCACATGCATCGTGTGGCCCTTGCCCAGCCAGCCTTGCAGTTGCACTAACAAAGGAGTTTTCCTCATTTTTactgcaaaactgaaaaatatgttcTTTCTAGTTCTGGAGAAAATGTTACTCCTCTGAAATTTCCAGCCTTTCATTCCTGCCTGCACTCAGTTCTGGGCAGAGATTGACGAAATCTGAGATGACCCAGGAGAGAGAACAGCAGAGACCTCTGCCTAAACTGTTTGAATAGCTAATACCCTTTCCAAATACTGGCACCTGGGAATCCTTTAATGACTTGGATGGTGCTTCGGGTAGACTGAATATCTCCTTTCAGAAacaaagattattattattatttatttatctgcCTTAAATCTTACAAGCAGTTAGAAAGTAGGCCTTTCTTGTATTATATTCCCACCCCTATGCTGGATATCGTGAGGCCAAAGTGTGCTCTCATTTACTCTGATTTAACAACAAATGAAAGTCTACGTTGGGGCAGATACTTCAGAATTACATCAAATTTTCAAAGAGCAAAATTTATCCCTATTCATTTAGTAAAAtcctgaaaacacacacactaCCCATTCAGGAAGGAATTATATgtgaaaaaattgaaatattaaatGGATGTGTGTATCCAACATACGTATTGAAAAGTTCAGTAATCATTTGTAACTGAGAGAAGGGTTGTCACTGAAAGAAGTAATAGACCACcctgtaaaatttattttatccTGTGTTGGGAAATTATTTTATTCAACTGAAACTTTATTGACATTTCTTTATTGACAGAGCCCCAGTAGGATAAATTTTTCCTTGTCTGCTTAGACACTCCTCCTTGATCTAAAGAGAGAATGCAGTCTGTGGTTTCATGGGCATGCATGAAGACTTTTCTTAATAACCTGAAACAGAGTCATAATCCTTTGAAATTCATTTCCTACCTCTCTCCATCTTGCCTTGATTTGTTTATCATTGTCTGCATCACTCCCAAAACCTGATTAACTCTATAAAATCATAATTTGTAGGCTTGAGACACACAGTTCCTTGCAGACTCCAGCCTTTCTTGGTTTGAtcttttttccagttctctgatctttaaaaatgaaataatttatagcaaaaaaaatgaacaagtaaATGCTGCAACTTTTGGGATTTTCCTTTACATGAGACTGGCTTACAACTGTAAATGGCAATGGTGGAGGGTCACTCCGGATTTGTTCAGCACATAGCAGAGTTAATCCTCACTCCAGTCTCGCTTGTGGTCTTTAGTCTGTGCAGGAACACAAGTAATGTAACATATAATAACGATAATAATGACTAACAGCTTGCTTT is from Patagioenas fasciata isolate bPatFas1 chromosome 3, bPatFas1.hap1, whole genome shotgun sequence and encodes:
- the RSPH9 gene encoding radial spoke head protein 9 homolog isoform X2 gives rise to the protein MEAALLPAGLELVAGGGAGLSPEKRAVLGSSLLLLQRDYRFERVWFWGCIQGVRGAYYIAEGLGPDRAAPRSRLYSLNCVEWSLLPPATKEMVAQAEQLKGRFQGDPSFEYENPEINAEDAEGLIEDSKELLIKEEARLVATIEQIDRAVGIIPRGAFVKTPLGSVQENRNFEGLSLTEAKKLSSYFHFTEPVNLKNKTLLEKADLDPSMDFLDSLEHDVPQGTPSAKAHNYYVGSSCYTQEKQRWS
- the RSPH9 gene encoding radial spoke head protein 9 homolog isoform X1, with amino-acid sequence MEAALLPAGLELVAGGGAGLSPEKRAVLGSSLLLLQRDYRFERVWFWGCIQGVRGAYYIAEGLGPDRAAPRSRLYSLNCVEWSLLPPATKEMVAQAEQLKGRFQGDPSFEYENPEINAEDAEGLIEDSKELLIKEEARLVATIEQIDRAVGIIPRGAFVKTPLGSVQENRNFEGLSLTEAKKLSSYFHFTEPVNLKNKTLLEKADLDPSMDFLDSLEHDVPQGSWTVQLEKGGTVVVLRSLLWLGLTFYHVPMTKQYGYVYFGTGEKNLDLPFML